The following coding sequences lie in one bacterium genomic window:
- a CDS encoding peptidoglycan DD-metalloendopeptidase family protein, with protein sequence MSMKRFLHAIIIAVLLLGVAGCATSYDKRGVYHKVRSGESIQRIAKIYRTDVQTLAEYNNIMDPGEIKSGMRLYIPPRVKKEGVKKLPFGDDVTAKKEAKGKKAGAKSDKIKFYRGRFIWPVDGRLSSPFGYRDGRRHDGIDISAKTGTPIKASAAGKVVYSGSMRGYGNLILLRHKDNMFTAYSHNSVNKVKKGQTVKQGQVIGKVGRTGRATGPHLHFEIRHGQTARNPLFFLPKRG encoded by the coding sequence ATGTCGATGAAACGCTTTCTTCATGCAATCATCATAGCAGTGCTCCTCCTTGGGGTTGCGGGCTGCGCCACCTCTTACGACAAGCGAGGGGTGTATCACAAGGTCCGCAGCGGCGAGTCGATCCAGCGCATCGCCAAGATCTATCGCACGGACGTGCAGACGCTCGCCGAGTACAACAACATCATGGACCCGGGCGAGATCAAGTCCGGGATGCGCCTCTACATACCTCCGCGCGTGAAGAAGGAGGGGGTCAAGAAGCTGCCCTTCGGCGACGATGTTACGGCAAAGAAAGAGGCGAAGGGCAAGAAGGCAGGGGCGAAATCGGACAAAATCAAATTCTACCGGGGCCGCTTCATCTGGCCGGTGGACGGCAGGTTGAGCTCCCCCTTCGGTTATCGCGACGGCCGCAGGCACGACGGCATCGATATCAGCGCGAAGACCGGCACACCGATAAAGGCCTCGGCCGCCGGCAAGGTCGTGTACTCCGGCTCTATGCGCGGTTATGGAAACCTCATCCTCCTCCGCCACAAGGACAACATGTTCACCGCCTACTCGCACAACAGCGTAAACAAGGTGAAGAAGGGGCAGACGGTGAAACAGGGGCAGGTGATAGGAAAGGTCGGGCGCACGGGGAGGGCCACAGGGCCGCACCTGCACTTTGAAATTCGACATGGACAAACAGCGCGCAATCCCCTATTTTTCCTGCCCAAACGCGGCTAG
- a CDS encoding adenine phosphoribosyltransferase, translating into MTTTNKTSEEERMEKIVKANIRDIPDFPKPGIIFKDITPLLANHKAFSATIEGLVRRYEKKGVDVVVGIESRGFIFAAPLAEKLGASFVPVRKKGKLPYKTVDISYDLEYGSATIEMHTDAITRGQKVVVMDDLLATGGTAKAACQLVKGQGGEVVECAFIVELGSLGGRDKIKGVPVYSMVTY; encoded by the coding sequence ATGACCACGACGAACAAGACGAGCGAGGAGGAGAGGATGGAGAAGATCGTAAAGGCCAACATCAGGGACATCCCGGATTTTCCCAAGCCGGGCATCATCTTCAAGGACATCACCCCGTTGCTCGCGAACCACAAGGCCTTCTCCGCAACGATAGAGGGGCTCGTCCGCCGCTACGAAAAAAAGGGCGTCGATGTCGTGGTCGGAATCGAATCGCGCGGCTTCATCTTCGCTGCGCCTCTCGCGGAAAAACTCGGCGCGTCCTTTGTCCCGGTGCGCAAGAAGGGCAAACTTCCCTATAAGACCGTGGACATCTCGTATGACCTGGAGTATGGCTCCGCGACCATCGAGATGCACACCGACGCCATAACCCGCGGCCAGAAGGTGGTGGTGATGGATGACCTGCTGGCGACCGGCGGCACGGCCAAGGCCGCGTGCCAGCTCGTGAAAGGGCAGGGCGGCGAGGTCGTCGAGTGCGCTTTCATCGTGGAGCTGGGCTCCTTGGGCGGCCGCGATAAGATCAAGGGCGTTCCGGTCTACTCGATGGTCACCTACTGA
- the dprA gene encoding DNA-processing protein DprA → MDDLRGRIFLLAFRTLFFRFPSIGKTLLDACGSIENIFEGDRPTLRPLFLDQAALWNRFLKFGQRQMREAEGEFKEIERAGLSIISIADPCYPELLRQIVDPPSLLVARGKLVESLGMPMVAMVGSRRASQRAIEAGAAIAEGLAEKGYVVASGLAYGIDSACHRGALSGGGPTVAVMGCGPDIVYPPGNERLYEAVAACGLILSEFPLGALPNKPNFPQRNRIISGMSLATVVVEAAAKSGSLITARFALEQNREVMAVPGAGGTFGARGVNALIRDGAPLVESADDVEAIVSPLLVGRRFLKRAGQFENDVDMDSPLLRAVPARGHASVDEIVAKSGMRAADVLAGLSELRIAGSVEELAGRRWRRKRGSDA, encoded by the coding sequence ATGGACGACCTGCGCGGGCGTATATTTTTGTTGGCATTCCGAACCCTCTTCTTTCGCTTTCCCTCGATAGGCAAGACGCTCCTCGATGCCTGCGGTTCGATAGAAAATATCTTTGAAGGCGATCGCCCGACGCTGCGGCCCCTCTTCCTCGATCAGGCGGCGCTATGGAACAGGTTTCTCAAGTTCGGTCAAAGACAGATGAGGGAGGCCGAAGGGGAATTCAAGGAGATAGAGAGGGCCGGCCTCTCGATCATATCCATCGCGGATCCGTGTTATCCTGAACTCCTGCGCCAGATCGTCGATCCCCCCTCTCTCCTCGTGGCCAGGGGAAAACTGGTCGAATCCCTCGGCATGCCCATGGTTGCGATGGTGGGTTCGCGCAGGGCCAGTCAGCGTGCGATCGAGGCCGGCGCCGCGATCGCAGAGGGGCTTGCGGAGAAGGGCTATGTCGTGGCGAGCGGGCTTGCTTATGGCATCGACTCCGCCTGTCACAGGGGGGCGCTCTCCGGCGGAGGGCCAACGGTTGCCGTGATGGGCTGCGGCCCGGACATCGTCTATCCGCCGGGCAATGAGAGGCTGTACGAGGCCGTGGCGGCGTGCGGGCTCATCCTCTCCGAATTTCCGCTGGGCGCCTTGCCCAACAAGCCGAACTTTCCCCAGCGCAACCGCATAATCAGCGGCATGTCCCTCGCCACGGTGGTTGTCGAGGCGGCTGCGAAGAGCGGCAGCCTCATCACCGCCAGGTTCGCGCTGGAGCAGAACAGGGAGGTGATGGCCGTGCCCGGCGCGGGCGGCACGTTCGGGGCCCGCGGGGTCAATGCCCTGATACGCGACGGCGCTCCTCTCGTGGAGAGCGCGGACGACGTGGAGGCGATAGTGTCTCCACTCCTCGTTGGACGCCGATTCCTCAAAAGGGCTGGACAATTTGAAAACGATGTGGATATGGACTCACCACTTTTGCGCGCAGTGCCGGCTAGGGGTCATGCCTCTGTCGATGAGATCGTGGCGAAGAGCGGGATGAGGGCGGCCGATGTGCTGGCTGGACTCTCGGAACTTCGCATCGCAGGCTCCGTGGAGGAGCTTGCGGGCCGACGCTGGCGCAGAAAAAGGGGATCTGATGCCTAA
- a CDS encoding HU family DNA-binding protein, with protein sequence MNKSELIETVSAKAQITKKRAEDVVNLIFDSMTEAIVKGDRIEIRGLGSFVVKEYGAYTGRNPRTGESIKVMPKKLPFFKVGKELKDRVDQMPPSEG encoded by the coding sequence ATGAATAAATCAGAGCTCATCGAGACGGTATCTGCCAAGGCGCAGATCACGAAGAAGAGGGCCGAGGACGTCGTCAACCTCATATTCGACTCGATGACGGAAGCGATAGTGAAGGGCGATCGCATAGAGATCAGGGGGCTCGGGAGTTTCGTGGTCAAGGAGTACGGCGCGTACACGGGCCGCAATCCGAGGACAGGCGAGTCGATCAAGGTGATGCCCAAGAAACTTCCGTTCTTCAAGGTGGGCAAGGAATTGAAGGACAGGGTGGACCAGATGCCGCCCTCTGAAGGCTAG